From the genome of Papaver somniferum cultivar HN1 chromosome 2, ASM357369v1, whole genome shotgun sequence, one region includes:
- the LOC113350948 gene encoding uncharacterized protein LOC113350948, whose protein sequence is MEEEVVVINENDTWEKVARPSDKEVIGVKWIYKVKYNADGSLQRRKERAVIAMTSQRGWLIYQLDVKSAFLNGELHEEIYVEQPQGFVIEGEEDKTQGTSILIVALYVDDLIFMGNDVHMIEQFKREMMMKYEMSDMGILKYFLGIEVHQSENGVFISQSKYAEKVLKKFGMLGCNPISTPLVVNEKLKKDDGGRKVDETYYRGLIGNLLYHTHTRPDIMFASSMLSRFMSSPSHLHLGVAKRLLRYIQGTMNYGIMYSRNLDVKLVGYCDSDLGGCIDDMKSTSGYAFSLGSGIFTWASKKQPTVALSTAEAEYISASITTSHVVWIRRIMEDIQEKQEGCTEIFCDNKSAIAMSKN, encoded by the exons atggaagaagaagttgttgtcatTAATGAGAATGACACATGGGAGAAAGTAGCAAGGCCAAGTGACAAAGAAGTTATTGGTGTGAAGTGGATCTACAAGGTGAAGTACAATGCGGATGGGTCACTTCAAAGGCGCAAAGAAAG AGCCGTGATTGCTATGACATCTCAAAGAGGTTGGTTAATTTATCAACTTGATGTCAAATCGGCATTTTTGAATGGAGAACTCCATGAAGAGATCTATGTAGAACAACCACAAGGTTTTGtaattgaaggagaagaagacaag ACACAGGGTACTTCTATTCTCATTGTTGCtttatatgttgatgatcttaTCTTTATGGGTAATGATGTTCATATGATTGAACAATTCAAAAGagaaatgatgatgaaatatgaaaTGAGTGACATGGGTATACTCAAGTACTTCCTTGGTATTGAAGTTCATCAAAGTGAAAATGGAGTATTCATTTCTCAAAGCAAGTATGCCGAAAAGGTGTTGAAGAAATTTGGTATGCTTGGTTGTAACCCCATATCTACACCACTTGtagtgaatgagaaactcaagaaagatgatggaggaagaaaagTTGATGAGACTTACTATAGAGGTCTTATTGGAAACTTGTTGTACCATACACATACAAGACCCGACATCATGTTTGCTTCAAGTATGCTTTCTAGGTTCATGAGTTCACCTAGTCATCTACATCTTGGCGTGGCAAAGAGGTTGTTAAGGTATATTCAAGGAACAATGAATTATGGAATCATGTATTCAAGAAATTTGGATGTCAAATTAGTTGGCTATTGTGATAGCGACTTGGGAGGGTGTATTGATGACATGAAGAGTACATCGGGTTATGCCTTTTCTCTTGGTTCGGGTATATTTACATGGGCATCGAAGAAGCAACCAACCGTAGCTCTATCCACGGCGGAAGCAGAGTACATTTCGGCATCAATAACCACATCTCATGTTGTATGGATAAGAAGAATCATGGAAGACATTCAAGAGAAACAAGAAGGGTGCACCGAAATTttttgtgacaacaaatctgCAATTGCTATGTCCAAAAATTAG